The following are from one region of the Geoalkalibacter subterraneus genome:
- a CDS encoding NADP-dependent isocitrate dehydrogenase — MASKIIWTEIDEAPALATYALLPVLRAFTKGTGIEVETRDISLSGRILANFPDKLKDDQKIPDYLAELGELVKKPEANIIKLPNISASTPQLQAALKELRSKGYDLPLYPEEPQNDEEKKLQERFGKVLGSAVNPVLREGNSDRRPAPAVKKFAQKNPHKMMKPWPEVSQCRVAHMDKGDFYDNETSLTLDKATEAKIEFVADDGNVTVMKEKLPLQAGEVLDSTHMDVAELQKFYAKTMDEAKQKGVLLSLHLKATMMKVSDPVLFGHCVKVYFKDALDKYAAELKEIGASPNYGLADILEKLDRLPADKKAQIEADINACYKKGPALAMVDSRRGITNLHVPNDIIVDASMPNVVRDGGKMWNTEDELQDTIAMIPDRCYATMYQAMIEDCQKNGQFDPATMGSVSNVGLMAQKAEEYGSHDKTFTAPAKGTFRIVDASGATLLEQKVEPGDVFRACQAKDIPIKDWVRLAVERARESGTPAIFWLDDNRAHDREMIRKVNTYLKDHDTSGLDIRIMKPVDAMKFSCERSRKGLDTISVTGNVLRDYLTDLFPILELGTSARMLSIVPLLAGGGLFETGAGGSAPKHVQQFLKEGHLRWDSLGEYCALVPSLEMIAAKYQSAKAKVLAETLDVAVGQYLENNRLPSRKVKEIDNRGCTFYLTMYWARALADQDKDAELKERFTKVAQQLEDNEAKIAEELLAAQGQPVDVGGYFRPDPVLAAKAMRPSPTLNSIIDAM, encoded by the coding sequence ATGGCATCAAAAATTATCTGGACAGAAATTGACGAAGCGCCTGCGCTGGCAACTTATGCGCTGCTTCCCGTCCTCCGGGCCTTCACCAAAGGGACTGGAATTGAAGTTGAAACCCGTGACATCTCCCTGTCGGGACGCATTCTCGCCAACTTCCCTGACAAGCTCAAAGATGACCAGAAAATTCCCGATTATCTCGCCGAGTTGGGTGAATTGGTGAAGAAGCCTGAAGCCAACATCATCAAACTGCCCAATATCAGCGCATCCACTCCTCAGCTGCAGGCAGCGCTCAAGGAGTTGCGGTCCAAAGGGTATGACCTCCCTCTCTACCCTGAAGAGCCCCAGAATGATGAGGAAAAAAAGCTGCAGGAACGTTTCGGCAAAGTTCTCGGCAGCGCCGTCAACCCGGTTCTGCGTGAAGGAAACTCCGATCGCCGGCCGGCCCCCGCGGTCAAGAAATTCGCTCAGAAAAATCCCCACAAAATGATGAAGCCGTGGCCTGAAGTTTCCCAGTGCCGTGTGGCTCACATGGACAAGGGTGATTTCTACGACAATGAAACATCCCTGACTCTCGATAAAGCGACCGAAGCCAAAATCGAATTTGTCGCCGATGACGGCAACGTGACCGTCATGAAAGAGAAACTGCCTCTGCAGGCAGGCGAGGTTCTCGACTCGACCCACATGGACGTTGCAGAACTGCAGAAATTCTATGCCAAGACCATGGATGAGGCCAAGCAGAAAGGCGTTCTGCTTTCTCTGCACCTGAAGGCCACCATGATGAAGGTGTCAGACCCTGTTCTCTTCGGACATTGCGTCAAGGTTTATTTCAAGGACGCGCTTGACAAGTATGCCGCTGAGCTCAAGGAAATCGGTGCCAGCCCCAATTACGGTCTGGCTGATATTCTGGAGAAGCTCGATCGTCTTCCGGCAGACAAAAAAGCCCAGATCGAGGCTGATATCAACGCCTGCTACAAGAAAGGTCCGGCTCTCGCCATGGTCGATTCCCGTCGTGGGATTACCAACCTTCATGTGCCCAACGACATCATTGTTGATGCTTCCATGCCTAACGTAGTGCGGGATGGTGGCAAGATGTGGAATACTGAAGATGAGCTGCAGGACACCATCGCCATGATCCCCGATCGCTGCTATGCGACCATGTATCAGGCCATGATCGAGGACTGCCAGAAAAACGGCCAGTTTGATCCCGCAACGATGGGCAGCGTCTCCAACGTTGGCCTGATGGCGCAGAAGGCAGAAGAGTACGGTTCTCACGATAAAACTTTTACCGCCCCGGCCAAAGGAACCTTCCGCATTGTCGATGCGTCAGGTGCAACGCTGCTTGAGCAGAAGGTTGAGCCCGGTGACGTTTTTCGCGCCTGCCAGGCCAAAGATATCCCCATCAAAGACTGGGTGCGTCTGGCTGTTGAGCGTGCTCGCGAGTCCGGTACTCCGGCCATTTTCTGGCTCGACGATAACCGTGCCCACGACCGTGAAATGATCAGGAAGGTCAACACCTATCTTAAAGATCATGACACCAGCGGGCTTGATATCCGCATCATGAAGCCGGTCGATGCCATGAAGTTCAGCTGCGAACGTTCGCGCAAAGGTCTCGACACGATCTCGGTAACCGGAAACGTTCTTCGTGATTATCTGACTGACCTGTTCCCCATTCTTGAACTGGGGACCAGCGCTCGCATGCTTTCCATTGTTCCTCTCCTGGCCGGCGGTGGACTGTTTGAAACTGGTGCAGGAGGGTCGGCTCCCAAACATGTACAGCAGTTCCTCAAAGAGGGGCATCTCCGCTGGGATTCTCTGGGGGAATATTGCGCATTGGTTCCCTCCCTTGAGATGATCGCCGCCAAATATCAGAGTGCCAAAGCCAAGGTGCTGGCCGAGACTCTCGATGTGGCAGTTGGGCAGTATCTCGAAAACAATCGCCTGCCTTCCCGTAAGGTGAAAGAGATTGATAATCGTGGCTGTACCTTCTATCTCACTATGTACTGGGCGCGCGCTTTGGCCGACCAGGACAAGGATGCTGAGCTTAAGGAACGTTTCACTAAGGTTGCTCAGCAGTTAGAGGATAATGAAGCCAAGATCGCCGAAGAGCTTCTTGCTGCCCAGGGTCAACCTGTGGATGTGGGCGGTTACTTCCGTCCCGATCCGGTTCTGGCTGCCAAGGCAATGCGCCCCAGCCCGACACTGAACAGCATCATAGATGCAATGTAA